In Clupea harengus chromosome 23, Ch_v2.0.2, whole genome shotgun sequence, the sequence AAGTCGGAGGGGACAAGGACGGGTCCTTAAGCACCACAGAGGGTCTGTCTGTGCACATGCCTGCACCTGGGGTTCCCAAGTGAATTAGAACCATATTACAGATATGGATGGCTTCACACGTTATGGACTTCAGAATGCCAAACACTGCCAAAACTACAAGTCAAATAACTGGATAAAATTGTCTACCAAATgatcaaatgtaaatgttaaccTAAACAGTTGAATAATGACAATCTGTTGGTGATTTGGGGATTAATGAATGTAGAACATTCATTTGAAACAATAAACACGATTTCTGCAGTCTGCAATCTGTCATTGCCCAAACTCCATTGCTAAGACCAGATGGCCTATATTTCAGTGTGTGGTTGTTGACAGCAGTGCTGCCCCCAATGTTGGGCAGTGTGTTATCCGCCGTAACCTCTACTCAGAATAAGACACACAGTGCCATGTGGTGAAGCACATCCAGATGGAATTTGAGTTACAGGAGCACGCGATGCTCGTTATTCTTAAGTGACAGGGTTTGGATCTCTTTCAGAAATTCTTGTTCTTTGTGCTGAAGAGCAGCGATGTGCTGGAAATTCTAGTGCCCATCCTCTTCTACCTGAATGACTCCCGAGCAGACCAGTGTGAGTAtggcgagggtgtgtgtgtgggtgggtgggtgtatatAACTGTAATGTCctctgatgtgtgtgggtgtgtatgtatataactGTAATGTCctctgatgtgtgtgggtgtgtgtatgtatataactAATCCTCTGTGTCTGCAGCCCGTGTGGGACTCCTCCATATTGGTGTGTTCATCCTGCTCCTGCTGAGTGGGGAGAGGAACTTCGGCGTGCGCCTGAACAAGCCCTTCTCTCTGCGCGTCCCCATGGACATCCCCGTGTTCACCGGCACACATGCAGacctgctggtggtggtgggtactcactcactcactcactcactcactcactcactcactcactcactcacacactcacaacactcactccctccctccctccctccctcactcactcacaacactcacaacactcactcacaacactcactcactcattcattcactcacaacACTCAATCATTTTCATCACTTTATTCATTTGCTTTTTGCTTTTTTATAATTTGTTTTCGCGGGTAGTTTGTCTGAGGGCTTTTCTGGGAGCTGAGGTTCAGAAGAAGTTGGCTGAGGGCACTCTTTTCTAGATTCTGCTCTCGGCAACAAAAAGTCTGAAATTTATAGGAATCTGGATCACTGGACTTAGAAAAGAGTGGTCAAATTCTACCAACATTTTGAGTTCTTCTCAATGGTGACAAGGGCCCTAATTCAGCTCTTGAGTTGTTTGGGGCTGCTCTGAGCACCTGCAGTATACTATTACAGAGTTGTGTCTGGAGTGTTTCAGTGGAATGCTGAAGGTCGACTTTGTTGGCAAGTTTCAAGTTAAACGTGCTTCCCTGGACATGCCATGATTTTTGTTTCTGGCATATAAGTTGCCAAAATGTCTAGGATTTAAAGGGGCTGCTGTAAACCCACTTCAGTTTTTGCCATTATGCCAAAGTCATCTGCCAATGAAAGGCACTTGACCTGATCCTTTAGAGGGCCTGCTGCTGAGGAGATAAATTCATGTTTTGGctgatttatatttatataattggAGAATAGGGTGGGGCCACATGGCCAACCTTGCCTAATGTCCGTTGTTGGGTGAGGGGAATTCTGTCAGAGAATTTCCCATTTTTACAGCACATTTATTAGATTTTTATTATGGTTTTCCCTCCAATTCAATTTTCTAGTCATTTTAGAAATAGGCGTTTGTGCCATATAGAATCAAATGCCTttacaaaacagcaaaacagaaataaacctttgatttctctctctctgtttctgtttctttttctctatcgctcttttATTTATATTAATTTGTTCCTTCCTGcattccttctctccctgcttctctctctctatctctctctctccctctctccctttcctttctcGCTGATTCATTCACTCCTTCTCATTCggtctgtctctccgtctcccactctctctagtGCCACTGTGCTTCACTGTGCTATTTTAGTTGACGTAAAGATGTGGTACAACATGTCCTAAATGCTGCCAGAGTGAAAGGTTAAGTGCCAACTATGCAGCAATTCAGTtgagataaaagcatctgccaatttctttaatgtattatttatgtcAAAACTGAATAAACTTGCTCGCTTTAGAccccaatttctttttttttctttttttttaagatgtcaCTTGACCTGCTCATGACCCTCATTTTCCAATGTTCTCTGTACTTACATTGTATACTGAAGGTTTTCCACAAGATCGTTACAAGCGGCCATCAGCGTCTGCAGCCTCTGTTTGACTGCCTCCTCACCATCATAGTCAATGGTGAGTGTCTCCCCCTCCTGGTCTCTTCTGCACATTacactagttcatagttcataacCGAAAATGAGAGAAAGCTATAAGGTTCCTTCCGAACTTATAGCATGGTTGTCTGACATATGTGGCATATATCATAGTTGTTTGCTGCTGAGTGGACTGTTCTGGGAGCTCTGTGCCCGGAGaaaacatgtgtttttgttattgtacCATGGACATTTGGTTGTAACAATTATTATTAGACTAttatctttaaaaaacaaacaaatagaaatCATCATGCAGGAGATATGCCGATAAGTAAGAGAAGACCAGTGAAGTCAAACCATTAAACCCCACATGTCTTTACCACAGTGTCCCCTTACCTGAAGAGTCTGTGCATGGTGGCTGCCAACAAACTCCTCCACCTTCTGGAGGCTTTCTCCGGGAGCTGGTTCCTGTACTCCTCCACCCAAAACCACCACCTGGTGTTCTTCCTCCTGGAGGTCTTCAACAACATCATCCAGTACCAGTTTGATGGTGATGGTTTAGAATGATTCGTCAGTACCATGTAGTCGATGTTTGCATTCATAAACCACAGTCACTGGTACAATGGTTCATAGGCTCTTGGAAGAATTAGttggactactactactagtagtgTTACTAGGATTATTCACACAATTCTGGACCCTAATCAGTTCTCAAAATCTTaaagcttttgtttgtttgttgatttgttttgtttgttttatttgttttgtcatcctgacatgcacacaggtaACTGTAACCTGGTCTATGCCATCATCCGTAAGCGTAACGTGTTCCACCAGCTGGCCAACCTGCCCTCGGACTATGTCTCCATCCAGAAGGCCctgcagaggaagaagaggaccCCCGCCGGCCTCTCCCATGCCTGCTCCATGGAGTCCATCCCCATGGAGGGCTCTTGTCCCGCCGTCCCCGCCGAGCCAGGAACACTTAAGACCAGCCTCGCTGCCTATCCAGGtgagcctcctctcctccaatcactCTCCACTTTCAAGACGTTAAAGGAGCCATATATTACTGCTGCACTAAAAGCAGACGTGCCACAATAATCAATGCATAATTTGTCAACCACACGTTCATTCTTTGACTTCCCAGTCGATGAAGCATATTGAGGTGTTTGAGTAAATATCATACATGTCTGATGAGAAATGTTGCTCTACATCAGGCTCTGTGCCCCCTGTGACTATATTAGAAATGTGTGTTATACTGCTGTGTTGATCTGTGCTGTAACTACGCACTGGAGATGTATGGTTCTGATGCTCAATCCACAGGCATTGAGAAGCTGACGGAGAAGGCCCAGGTGTCAGAGGACGGCACCATGGTGGCCCTGCAGAAGAGACACTCGTCTCAGGAGAGACACTCGTCTCAGCCGCAGGCCGACCAGAGCGCAGCCGCCGGAGCGAGCGACACCGAGTCCCACTCCGGGAGGGACAGTGAGGTCAGGAGCCACTCATGGGGTACTGCACAATGCAGGACTGCTGTGTTATTCACATACCTGCATTGGGTAAAACCCCAAATTATATGTTTtacttaaagcaacactgtACAACTATTTTTGGTAACATCCTCAAATTCGTTTTGATAGcgcatggtcatgtgaaggacagataaacacctttGTCTtgcccactagccatccaggatatgctctatgtagttctgtgttccgggctaaaacaccctgcaaaaatggaagaaaagctttcacagcatgacattgccagctatactgccaaaaagACACCACTTAGTGTGTTGGGAAGCTTcaatcagtgccaactgggctgttggtggtgttggtggttttaggtagttagcttgctagttttggaacagaactacttattgctgctttaagtttgTGTTCCAGGTTTAGCAGGTTCTCAAAGTGCCCTATGCAACATCACCTGGCTAACTCGAGTTTACGTGCTACCACAGCACCACTAGTAGCAGATGAAAACCCTGGCCTTATGTATTCAGTGTACAGACGCCTGTTGAACATTGGTGGAATTCTACTCAAGGTAAACCAATCAAATTCATTGCCataatctgagatgtgtgtttcAATGGCAGGATGTTTTCTACAGCAGACCTGAAGCGTCTAGGAGGCGCATGTCCAGCACATCGTCATCTGTGTACTGGGTTCCCACACCTGAATGGGtaagtgatggagataatttgcaaacactattaattacttaagaatatatgaatcatgtacttatgtaagcagcaacatggcttttctgtgttactgcgtgtgtgtgtaacttagaatattaggtgccacttagtctgcatatgtacaagagcatgttttgaccagaggtgataagaaagttcaaactgtgcttcttccgaccttgcaaaacttccatccttgcctcggacgtcagaaatccaccacgtggttatccctgttgaacgctcaacttctgcctatataaaccttatgcgatgtgtttaatattgcttcacttttagccttgtgctgggggtgagcccgattgcaattgttgtttgtttaataaatatacttatatgcagctccggagtcctgaggtaactagggtgaattttcacctatcagtaaGGACCGGACTACAATATATGCATCCATCATAACACATTTTCACTACGTATAATCCATCGTGCTGAAATATGAATATGATGCCAGAAATGTTTAATTGGCCTTTTTTCTCACTGTTACTGTCTgattgttactgttactgtatgTGCTGGGTTTGCACTTCTGATAATAGCCATGGCCTGTTCCCTCTCAGGTCCTCTCCTGGAAGAGTAAACTCCCTCTACAGACCATCATGAGACTCCTGCAGGTGCTGGTTCCGCAGGTGGAGAAGATCTGCATCGACAAGTGAGATACTCATCACCATGTCATCTGAAACCCAGAACTTTCAGTTCTTTCAATGAAATGACCTCATAAGCTTCTTATCTGTATGACCTAATGATGAAACATAATGGATGTGCAGGATTATTTCTCTGTGTTATTTCTCTGGGTATTGTATAGGGTTGTTGGCATATGAGCTGGAAAGACATGTGTATGTAAACTGAAATGTTGCGAttgcaaatgtatttgtgtttatgccAGGGGCTTGACAGATGAGTCTGAGATCCTGAAGTTCCTGCAGCATGGCACCCTGGTGGGCCTGCTGCCCGTGCCCCACCCCATCCTAATCCGCAAGTACCAGGCCAACATGGGCACTGCCATGTGGTTCCGCACGTACATGTGGGGTCTAGTGTACCTCCGGtaggtttagtgtgtgtgtgtgtgtgtgtgtgtgtgtgtgtctgtgtgtgtgtctgtgtgtgtgtctgtgtgtctgtgtgttttgctcattCCAGGCCAATATAAAGGCTCAATAACAGGTATTATTTATGTGATCAGCGATATTTTGTGTCCCTGTTTACAGTAACGTGGACCCCCCAATCTGGTATGACACCGATGTGAGACTCTTTGAGATCCAGAGAGTCTAAGGGAAGTGTGCCAATGACAGCGAGAAGCAGTGGAGAAAAACTACAGGGACACTTCCTGTTTGGAAACTCTCAGCCAATGACCTCCTGCCCATTCACTTGAGCTGCCCAATCAGTGAAAGAGGAAtatgagggaagagagagaactgtcGCCATGCCAAAAGGCCCAGGAGGCCATTTTGTTTCAAGATGCCTGATTGACCTTTATGAATTCTGCAACCATGAGCTTGCCCCGGAGGCATGACTAAAGTGCTTAATGCACTTCCAATGACTCATCCAGCGAGCCACCTTCAGTTTACACCACCTCTGATTAATCCCCCCCCACATACATATCTGCATATGTGAATATGAGACCACAATATACTGGAAGTTTTACACATATTCTGTCATACGGTGCACTGTGTGGCCCCCTCAGATGGGATTTGTCATTATTTTATTATGACACATGGAATTTAGAATGAATCATGGATACACTGTATCTTTGTAGTATATGTAATTGATCATGTTTAACTCCTAATTCACTTACACAGAGGTAAGGTTTCGTCATTACATTTCCATGGAGGAATGAACTGTGACACAAAATACAAAGGGAAcgttgaaaacaaacaaaaacgtgTTATCACTCAGGTACACCATTAAAAAATGACTGTCCATTTTTTCCTTTATTAGTCACTATGTAATCTGCAAACCTCCAATACAGAcaaatgtttgtatttttctgCATGACTTATTGATACTAGTTTAAGCTGCAGAATTGGAACAAGGCACTGTGACCATGGACTTAACTTCACACAACCCAGAAAAACAACATCAAGAACAACACATAGAAACATATACCAAGAACTACATATAGAGGACACAAATTATTTTCTTGACACTGAACTTCACACAGGGTTGAATGTGTAACTGTGTATCGCTGTTAAGgagtttattgtttattgtttattaaggatccccattagtctacaccgtagtggagactattcttcctggggtccaggcaaaaattacaatataatacaaatacataaaatgcagtacagcatgatcaattatcacaaaaacacagacttagaaGTGGACAAGGAGTATCTGTATTCTTCACTGGACGTGCTCGGGGGTTGGCTGGGTCGGGAGAACATTCAGGCGGAGATGAGCAGCTCCATGAGGGCCCCTACTGAGTGCATCCTGTAGAACACGCCCAAGGGCATGCCCAGGTTCACCAGCACGAACCAGGTCGTGAAGCCGTAGAAGTCCTTCCCCAGGCCGTTCTCAAACTGCGGGTGGGCCCCAAACGCTGGTATCACCCACAGCTGGACATAAAGAAGGCGAAACCAGATGTAATCCGATGTGACCAAACATTGAGGTTACATAGTGGGGCAACTATCACCCTTTACCGTGGCATGCAAACGTGACGTGAGAAACGGGTGAATTATTGAAAATGGTGAGTTATACTTTATCATAACTTGGTTCACTCACCAATGAAGAACATTTCGGCACCATTTACCAAAAAGCATTTGTtcagctacacacatacagtatatgttataGTCTAATATTGTCAGTAAAAAACACTGACATTGTTAACAAACATTTACAGCACAGCATTTGTCCCACTGCTTTACATCACATCATACATTACATGTTAATGTAATACATTAGCATTACGACAACATAACCTAACACTGAATCTAACTTGGTTGTACTCCCAGTATCAGCCACATACCATGATGTTGGAAAGAATGAGGAAGGCACAGATCTCCTGGATCACCCTTTTGGTCTTGGGATGTTTGTGATTTGATTCTTCTCCATGGTGGGGTGCTGGTGCTCCTATACCTTGATCCAGCAGAGAATGGTCTACTGGTCCATCCACTACAGTTCCTTGCTCTCgagtcttcttcttctgttagTGGGCAGGATAAGAATTgataattagttattttttacTTAGAAATATAATTCTATACTTGTAATTCTACTCATCATCTGGGAGTGAATGTGTAACTTAAAGTTATTTCAGTGGAAAATAAAAAACGTAAGGtttggggagtgtgtttgtgtgtgtggatctctcccctcacacattAACAAGAGTTCTGCAAAGTTAGAGAAACTCAACCAGACGCCACTAGCCTTAAAGATCAGGCTCCTCTTCCTGGCCCTCCCCTCGCTGAGGCTTGGGTGCCTGTGGAGGCCCTCTATGATGAAGATgttctgcagcagcagctccagcaggcTGAGCAGAGAGTACGACAGATCCAGGCCTCCCAGGGTATCTCCGACCCCCACAGCCAGCGCTGCCACCAGGGAGAAGTAGGAGAGGGACAGCTGTCCCAAAGCCGCCGCCACCAACAGCATCACGTCCAGGCTGCGCGTGGGGTTGTGCCCGTCCTCGTGCGCCCTCCTCTCCAGCTTGTGCGCCACCATGCCTGCCAGCGAGCAGAGCGACATGACGGGCATCACCGCCAGGTGGTAGCCATAGAAAAGCAGGAAGGCGGTGAGGCGGCGTGCGTGCTGGCTCACCCACACCTGGTACAGGACAAAGATGGTGGTGCCTACCACCAGGACCAGAAAGCCCAGCAGCGGGCCCAGGATGATGCCCCCGGCATAGATGATGCGGAGGGTCAGCTTCTGGGCCTGGTGGGGGTGGGAGCCGGGGTGGATCTGACGACCCACATTCTTCCACATGACGTAGAGCATGCAGCTGGCCATCAGGTAGAACTCAATGCTGAAGGGGTAGAGGACCTCAATGCCCTTCTGGAACGTGAAGCACGGCGTGTGCAGGCTGCACAGGCACAGTGTTGAGTTGCTGAGCCCTGTGCAAGTGACAGAATCATTTGCCAAGTATAGTGTAACTATTGTAGCTCAAtacatgttttttaaaacaaCTTTAAAAGGCCAGGTATCATTTTTACCAGTACACTTTCTATCTCTTCTATGTATAGTATTCATCTCGAGCTTTAATTCTGTCCCATAAAGTTGAATCGATACCTGCATCATGCAACTCATTTATCTCTTATATAGTAAATAATGTGTGCTTTATTTCTTATATAGTGAATAAGCTGTGAATAGTGCTTTATTTCTTATACAGACCTATGAATAAGCTGTGAATAATGCTTTATTTCTTATATAGACCTATGAATAAGCTGTGAATAATGCTTTATTTCTTATATAGTGAATAAGCTGTGAATAGTGCTTTATTTCTTATACAGACCTATGAATAAGCTGTGAATAATGCTTTATTTCTTATATAGACCTATGAATAAGCTGTGAATAATGCTTTATTTCTTATATAGACCTATGTATAAGCTGTGAATAATGCTTTATTTCTTATATAGACCTATGTATAAGCTGTGAATAATGCTTTATTTCTTATATAGACCTATGAATAAGGCTTTTATTCATAAGACCCAGAGTGCTGTCAGTGAAGTGGCAGAATGTGCTTCATTCTGTACCTGCATCAAGAGACAGTGGGTTGTTGCCcatggcctctctctcctctctgtcctctttctccatctccatctccaggtGGATGGTGTCCTCGGTCACTGCATTCAGCCAGAGTAATAAATCTGCGCTGAGCAGGACAATCAAACCAGACctgaggacaacacacacacacacgtacacagagagagagagagagagagagagagatggacatgCAGATATAAAGATTTAATTAAAAGCATTGTACTATAACAGCTAAAAATCAACTGAAAAATCACAACCTGTCCACACAAGAAACTAAATTAGATCAGGCACACAACGATAGCCAttgtggtgcagtgtgtgtgttcaccaagGGCACGGACACGTAGCACATTAAACACCCAGCACCTGGTGAGAATCTTGTGCTTATGAATGCAGTCCTTGGAGTGGGCCCAGAGCAAATACGTCTGCAGGGAGGAAACGGGTTGAATTAATGATAACGTTGACCAGGGACGTGTGAGGGCTGACACAGCCTTTGTTGGAGATGCACTAGAAGTGAATGCTGTAGGTCACCCACCTGCAGGCCCAGGAAGGGAGCCTCTACGAAGGGGAAGAGCACTTTAGTGACGGGCTTACAGCCACTCATCATTATGAAGTAGCCCATTTTGAACACATGCAGCAGGAGACTGAATCCAGCAAAGATCACCAGAACCACTGTGAAACACAAGGAAGAAGGTTCCAGAAAAGACATACACAGCAAAGCAGTATTTTAATCGCATATGTATCGTGCCAGTATGACCCCAGAGCTTCATAAACAAGAATGTGGACCACATTGATGGCTCATTGTTCATTCACAATTCAGAAGACCAACTTATTAAGGTTGGTTATCAAGCATGTCAATGGCCCTGAATTTATCTCCCGCTTGCTTGTTTATTGCCTATGAAATATGATCATGTTCCCATTCATCTCCCCCTAATGAGTTTGACCTGACTGGATTGGCTTAGTTACCTCATTAATCTGATTAATGACTACAGTACTACATGACAACACTTTTCACTCCTTGACCTAATCTACAACACAGATTCAGTCAACCCTGTGCATGTCTCACTACATGGACTTATGCAAGCATGTAATTAATGTAACTGAGTGAAATGTTTAGCAGTAACGCAGGAGGAATAGTTCACAGGGCCAGCCTTACCTGTGACTGTGATTCCCCCAGCATGGTGGTCCTTGTGGGGAGAGGCCCCAGGCAGGTTCCTGGCCCAGAACAGGTACCACAGCATCCAGGCAATGCTCAGCCCCATCAGCAGCAGTATGTACAGCATGGGCTCCTGGTGCCTCAGCCCATCTGGGTGGAAGGCGTCCCCGGCCACCAGGGCTGTGCCCAAGAGCACCACGTTTAGCCCCAGCAATCCAGACAGCAGTCTCCGCCCGGTGGGGGCCCACACCAGGACCGGGTCGGGGTTTGGTGCCTGGTGTACTGTGTCAGAACCCGGCTGGAGTTCATCAGGTGGTCCCCAAGATTCCTCCAGCTCTGTGCACCTCATTGCTTTTTCTGAGTCTCTGGTCCCCGCCAGCATGCTGTATTGGCTCGTGCAGGTTTTTTAActggtctgtttgtttttgataacGCCAAACTCTTTTcagctcttttttttcagtggtgtgatttctgtctctctcttttctcatatctcctctctttctgcacCTCTCCACCTTCTctgaccctctctccctcttccttgcCGATACCCACTAGCTCAAGGTCTGTGCCGGTTCTCAGCTCTAACACCCTAGCTCAGTATAAAtggcattctgtgtgtgtcaagtgaAAGAATGAGGGAGTGTTTGTCCAGGGATCGCAGACACAGGTAAGGAACCAATGACgtgttgtgtgagtgggtgtgactTTATATGACAAGGTCGAAAACAGATATGGACATGTGGATGTCACTATTCAaaggtaaaatatgtttaatgcagtatgcagtatacATAGTCCACACACCTGTGCTAAACCTACTTATTTTACATGTGATATGATTTACGTTGTTTTCTCATTTGCACACTGTTGTCATATCAAACTCAGGAGCAGGAAGACTTTGCAAGTGAAATTGAGTGTTTGTTCAGTGCGTGGTTGTGAattccattcacacacaaccagaaattctgcacacacacacacacacacacaaacaaacacacacaccacacacgcactatAACTAGGTAGTTCAAACCTGTATGAGGGTGTACCAGGTACTAACTGATTCTCAGTTTCAGCTGAATTTAAGGTCAGCTGAGAGCTGTTAGAGAGCCGTTTCAAATGAATGAAATCCCCTCTGTGAATGAATCAACTTTCTACCTAACCCAGACGCACACGTGATGAGATAATAGGCTTACCggtttttccaatcattttcacacttgtctcaataccatgtccactttttcaaaactgtctcagtcaatgttgaATCCAAGGTATGCATGAATTTCAGAAGAAGTGgttttgaatgcattttgtatccaagcaatggaaaagtattcATAGTTTAGTTCACATCTACTGATATGGTGCATGTGtcacagtttttctcgattgcttaagcacgattttgatggttttgttttgtttttcaaaacagtaCACACAATTAGAACACCCACAAACCCAattagcaaaacacctcagatcctttgcaaaatgaaacactcttgtaaaaactatacactaatttatcaaaaccatattttgttaccatatgaaacacacacgttgcagatgacttaattctgtttgtaccagttacacactgctgttgaaaacctaaaacacttttagcaattctacttctcagtgattagagtagtgtaagtgaagtacacagagaaagtgcaaaacATCGCCCACATTTGCACCCCTATAAGCACAATGTCTgctcacactttttgcaaaacaatacacattgtGATTAGCAAAACACTTAACTCCAGGATGcttgccagtgttgactgagagacctgatggacattattgaaaatggcatggtcaccgatagTGTTGGCTTGAacttctctgagcctgatagcattattggcaaaaaccatgtttatgatctctctctcttattcttgcgtgaatatgggcccccttcctcctttcaaattaatttgatcaatttggtcctcctcttctttgagcacgttttcctcctgcttcaggtcttcctcttcctctacctcggCCTCTGGCACGGCCTccgcctcttcttccttttcctcctccgtGGATTCCCCTTCTCACCCCCACTCTTCTTCTGACTCCATTTTAGTTGAAGACAGGTGAACtcacctgctgcatttctatagtgcttaaacttgtttggtgtgtctacaattaagcaatcttgtgtttgcgcacttgatggctgtgtttaaccaatggctcataggtgtggtaatttgacagtcagtgttttggaattgcaaggacgtgacatcttgatatacttctgtgtctaatatacaaatgtgttaagtgttttgcaaatcactgtgtgtatgtgtgaggctgacattgtgcttatagtggtgcaaatctgggcTGAGTTTTGTTCCTCGAGTGTACGGTTTGGAAAATTGTGTAATAATTTTGATTTTAGTGTATATtcaatcgtaaaaaactgtaagtgtttgaaaaagtggacatggtattgaaaaaaagtgtgaaaatgattggaaaaagcTGTAAGTAATGtgttggagaggagagctgttttGACGTGTGCAAATGGCCAGTCAGACCCAAGCAAGACACACAATGGGCTTTTAGCATAAATGTAGCTACAGCAGATACGGGTGATGGTGAGAATATCACCACATGTTTTGGGGTGGGCCAAGAACATATTTCAATCTTTAATGGGCGGCAATactatgagtttttttttaatctcctACGCAACAACCTCTCATAATTAAgttttaaataaagaaatag encodes:
- the LOC105893594 gene encoding protein HID1 isoform X1, giving the protein MGNTDSKLRFRKAVIQLTTKTQPVEATDDAFWDQFWADSTTTIQDVFALVPAAEIRAVREESPSNLATLCYKAVEKLVQGAESGCPSEKERQIVLNCARLLTRVLPYIFEDPDWRGFFWSTLPGAGRAGEDEGDDEGARPLAESLLMAIADLLFCPDFTVQSHKKAGLDGPEDMQSLDSCEYIWEAGVGFAHSPPLNYIHDLNRTELLKLLLTCFSEAMYLSPSTDINTPNPWVAFFCSADNRHALPLFTSLLNVVCAYDPVGFGLPYNHLLFSDQREQLVEQAVQVLMVALEHDLVVAAAAQQALDPTAASSELEEQEQPVGPDNLFVNYLSRIHREEDFHFILKGLARLLSNPLLQTYLPNSTKKIQFHQELLVLFWKLCDFNKKFLFFVLKSSDVLEILVPILFYLNDSRADQSRVGLLHIGVFILLLLSGERNFGVRLNKPFSLRVPMDIPVFTGTHADLLVVVFHKIVTSGHQRLQPLFDCLLTIIVNVSPYLKSLCMVAANKLLHLLEAFSGSWFLYSSTQNHHLVFFLLEVFNNIIQYQFDGNCNLVYAIIRKRNVFHQLANLPSDYVSIQKALQRKKRTPAGLSHACSMESIPMEGSCPAVPAEPGTLKTSLAAYPGIEKLTEKAQVSEDGTMVALQKRHSSQERHSSQPQADQSAAAGASDTESHSGRDSEDVFYSRPEASRRRMSSTSSSVYWVPTPEWVLSWKSKLPLQTIMRLLQVLVPQVEKICIDKGLTDESEILKFLQHGTLVGLLPVPHPILIRKYQANMGTAMWFRTYMWGLVYLRNVDPPIWYDTDVRLFEIQRV
- the LOC105893594 gene encoding protein HID1 isoform X2, which translates into the protein MGNTDSKLRFRKAVIQLTTKTQPVEATDDAFWDQFWADSTTTIQDVFALVPAAEIRAVREESPSNLATLCYKAVEKLVQGAESGCPSEKERQIVLNCARLLTRVLPYIFEDPDWRGFFWSTLPGAGRAGEDEGDDEGARPLAESLLMAIADLLFCPDFTVQSHKKAGLDGPEDMQSLDSCEYIWEAGVGFAHSPPLNYIHDLNRTELLKLLLTCFSEAMYLSPSTDINTPNPWVAFFCSADNRHALPLFTSLLNVVCAYDPVGFGLPYNHLLFSDQREQLVEQAVQVLMVALEHDLVVAAAAQQALDPTAASSELEEQEPVGPDNLFVNYLSRIHREEDFHFILKGLARLLSNPLLQTYLPNSTKKIQFHQELLVLFWKLCDFNKKFLFFVLKSSDVLEILVPILFYLNDSRADQSRVGLLHIGVFILLLLSGERNFGVRLNKPFSLRVPMDIPVFTGTHADLLVVVFHKIVTSGHQRLQPLFDCLLTIIVNVSPYLKSLCMVAANKLLHLLEAFSGSWFLYSSTQNHHLVFFLLEVFNNIIQYQFDGNCNLVYAIIRKRNVFHQLANLPSDYVSIQKALQRKKRTPAGLSHACSMESIPMEGSCPAVPAEPGTLKTSLAAYPGIEKLTEKAQVSEDGTMVALQKRHSSQERHSSQPQADQSAAAGASDTESHSGRDSEDVFYSRPEASRRRMSSTSSSVYWVPTPEWVLSWKSKLPLQTIMRLLQVLVPQVEKICIDKGLTDESEILKFLQHGTLVGLLPVPHPILIRKYQANMGTAMWFRTYMWGLVYLRNVDPPIWYDTDVRLFEIQRV
- the LOC105893565 gene encoding proton channel OTOP3, translated to MLAGTRDSEKAMRCTELEESWGPPDELQPGSDTVHQAPNPDPVLVWAPTGRRLLSGLLGLNVVLLGTALVAGDAFHPDGLRHQEPMLYILLLMGLSIAWMLWYLFWARNLPGASPHKDHHAGGITVTVVLVIFAGFSLLLHVFKMGYFIMMSGCKPVTKVLFPFVEAPFLGLQTYLLWAHSKDCIHKHKILTRSGLIVLLSADLLLWLNAVTEDTIHLEMEMEKEDREEREAMGNNPLSLDAGLSNSTLCLCSLHTPCFTFQKGIEVLYPFSIEFYLMASCMLYVMWKNVGRQIHPGSHPHQAQKLTLRIIYAGGIILGPLLGFLVLVVGTTIFVLYQVWVSQHARRLTAFLLFYGYHLAVMPVMSLCSLAGMVAHKLERRAHEDGHNPTRSLDVMLLVAAALGQLSLSYFSLVAALAVGVGDTLGGLDLSYSLLSLLELLLQNIFIIEGLHRHPSLSEGRARKRSLIFKKKKTREQGTVVDGPVDHSLLDQGIGAPAPHHGEESNHKHPKTKRVIQEICAFLILSNIMLWVIPAFGAHPQFENGLGKDFYGFTTWFVLVNLGMPLGVFYRMHSVGALMELLISA